One Palaemon carinicauda isolate YSFRI2023 chromosome 4, ASM3689809v2, whole genome shotgun sequence DNA segment encodes these proteins:
- the LOC137639929 gene encoding bestrophin-2-like, with protein sequence MTVTYSNQISTTSFCLFFRLLLCRWKGSVIKLIWKDLLLFLVLYSSCSAVYRCSLTEPQRRTFEKFAILCESYRNASPISFILGFYVSIVVNRWWEQYMLIPWPDDVCILTSAYIQGKDARCIELRRGIARYINLAFVLSVGRISPRLARVFPNYDHLVKAEYLTEKEKSIMEMVDDLNNHNQVWDPLPLVWATFVVTKARREGYIRDDHSQEALIHEITNLRYSCSKLLEYSHISVPLVYTQVTTMAVYSYFLCAIVGRQFLDPEQGYKEHLIDFYVPFFTLLQFFFYMGWLKVAESLLNPFGDDDDDFDIKDLLDRHLEVSYLIVDDMHRKEPHLLLDLEEKKEHHVARRHQEQEQQHNNLAPPLQQHPQTSYSYSNPTISCSFNDQSEETTFIEQPTSSNNIKTKIVVIDTHEVPVTKSSQESFCSTATAIPNFNKLQRSRSLNSSSLSSSECSYESCFSLIKQISRNNSKNEACFSSSQNRRRTYAARSASFETIDTNLNGISEALELLADDDTVSI encoded by the exons ATGACAGTGACCTACAGTAATCAAATTTCTACGACAAGTTTCTGCCTATTTTTCAGATTGCTATTGTG CAGATGGAAGGGAAGTGTCATCAAGTTGATTTGGAAAGATCTGCTCTTGTTCCTTGTATTGTACTCGTCCTGCTCTGCTGTCTACAGATGCTCTTTGACAGAACCCCAAAGAAG AACCTTCGAGAAGTTTGCCATCTTATGCGAATCCTACAGGAACGCCTCACCCATATCCTTCATCTTAGGATTCTACGTCTCTATTGTCGTAAATCGTTGGTGGGAACAGTACATGTTGATCCCTTGGCCTGACGACGTCTGCATTCTCACTTCAGCTTACATCCAGGGAAAG gATGCCCGCTGCATAGAATTACGTCGTGGCATCGCCAGGTACATCAACCTGGCTTTTGTACTTTCGGTTGGGAGAATATCTCCCCGTCTGGCGAGAGTTTTCCCAAATTATGATCATCTGGTCAAAGCAG AATATCTGACTGAAAAGGAAAAGAGCATCATGGAAATGGTGGACGACCTAAACAATCACAATCAAGTCTGGGACCCTCTGCCCCTCGTGTGGGCCACTTTCGTCGTCACGAAAGCTAGGAGAGAAGGGTACATACGCGATGACCACAGCCAAGAGGCTCTTATCCACGAAATTACCAACCTCCGATATTCATGCAGTAAACTCTTGGAATACAGTCACATAAGTGTTCCTCTCGTTTATACTCAG GTAACAACGATGGCTGTTTACAGCTATTTTTTGTGTGCGATCGTGGGACGCCAATTTCTAGACCCTGAACAGGGTTACAAGGAACACCTCATAGATTTCTACGTTCCTTTTTTCACTCTCCTGCAATTCTTCTTCTACATGGGATGGCTGAAAGTTGCAGAGTCGCTCCTAAATCCTTTCggggacgatgatgatgattttgacatTAAAGATCTCCTCGACAGACATCTAGAG GTTTCCTACCTGATAGTGGATGACATGCACAGGAAAGAACCGCATCTTCTTCTAGACCTTGAAGAGAAGAAAGAACATCATGTCGCCCGACGACACCAAGAGCAAGAGCAACAGCACAACAACCTAGCACCTCCATTGCAACAACACCCTCAAACCTCCTACTCCTACTCTAATCCTACAATCTCTTGTAGCTTTAACGACCAAAGTGAAGAAACGACCTTTATAGAGCAGCCAACTTCTAGCAATAACATCAAAACCAAAATAGTCGTTATAGATACCCACGAAGTACCTGTTACCAAGAGTAGTCAGGAATCCTTCTGTTCTACAGCCACAGCTATTCCTAACTTCAACAAACTTCAGAGATCTAGAAGTTTAAATTCAAGTAGTTTGTCCAGTAGCGAGTGTAGCTATGAATCCTGTTTTTCATTGATAAAGCAAATCTCGCGTAACAATAGTAAAAACGAGGCATGCTTCTCTTCGTCACAAAACAGGAGGAGGACATATGCAGCGAGATCGGCTTCCTTTGAAACG ATTGACACAAACCTTAATGGAATATCAGAAGCCTTAGAACTGCTAGCAGATGATGACACAGTTTCAATATAA